Proteins encoded by one window of Manihot esculenta cultivar AM560-2 chromosome 10, M.esculenta_v8, whole genome shotgun sequence:
- the LOC110625226 gene encoding receptor-like protein 9DC3 — protein MASLVWLASFLLLFHSHFQASVSFSLNSNSSAMLCQRDQSLALLQLKETFSIAKAVFVSPYYPKPYLKTKYWKEGTDCCWWDGITCDMETGNVIGLHLSNSFLYGPIYSNNPLFSLRHLRKLDLSLNDFNQSRIVPQFGQFSKLTHLNLSYSGFVGQIPSEITYLSGLLSLDLSWNYDLISETTIFTKLVQNLTQLRELDLTLVNMSVVAPSSLMNLSSSLTSLKLEFCEMQGKIPDISRLSKLVSLDLSWNYGGLTIEPMVFDKLVRNLTKIRDLAFGDVNMSMVEPSSLMNISSYLSSLELRYCELKGKFPDNIIQRSNLQLLDLFGNEDLNGSLPRHNWNNSLRSLSLSLTQITIYLDHDFISNLKSLETLELWQCNFRVSNLKLLGKLTRLIKLDISSNNFSGQIPSSLGSLKRLSSLILSNNSFSGEIPSSFKNLKQLHTLRLQNNHCSGPIPHYFTNFTLLYFLDLSNNKFTGPIPFQVGRFSSLKILDLSNNLLNATIPPSVFTLPELWRLFLNNNQLTGRLGPFQDNSLSYIDLSNNKLYGFIPSSIFKLVDLNVLILSSNKLIGEVSSVVCNLNSLQILDLSNNSLNGFIPQCLGNFSNDLSVLHLGMNNFQGTIPETFSARGSLRYLNFNGNQLQRRIPLSISNCRNLEILDLGNNNIDDSFPHFLETLPELQILILKSNKLHGFVKGSSTNYSFSKLRMFDLSDNMLSGPLPSGYFNNFKAMMNFDVKMEYMGQPNYSYDYSVSLTLKGVVIELVRIQTLLTTIDLSGNKFTGEIPQSIGKLKALKLLNLSHNQLTGNIQPSLRELSNLESLDLSSNFLVGRIPMQLTDLTFLQVFRVSDNRLEGPIPEGKQFNTFDKSSYEGNLGLCGFPLEKCNNGERQKPEISKEDDSNSKFGFGWQPVLAGYGCGVIFGIAMGYRVFKTRKPIWFVRIVEAQRRPKPKRFKN, from the coding sequence ATGGCTAGTCTAGTATGGCTTGCTAGCTTTCTCCTTTTGTTTCACTCTCATTTTCAAGCTTCAGTTTCCTTTTCTTTGAATTCCAACTCTTCAGCAATGTTGTGCCAACGAGACCAGAGTCTTGCCTTGCTCCAATTGAAGGAAACCTTTTCCATTGCAAAGGCTGTCTTTGTCTCTCCTTATTATCCCAAGCCTTATCTCAAGACAAAATATTGGAAAGAGGGCACTGATTGCTGTTGGTGGGATGGGATTACATGTGATATGGAAACGGGTAATGTAATTGGCCTTCACCTTTCTAATAGCTTCTTGTATGGTCCTATCTATTCTAACAATCCTCTTTTCTCTCTTCGCCATCTCCGAAAACTCGACTTGTCTTTAAATGATTTCAACCAGTCTCGAATTGTTCCTCAGTTTGGCCAGTTTTCCAAGTTAACACATCTTAATCTAAGCTATTCTGGTTTTGTGGGTCAAATTCCTTCAGAAATTACTTACCTGTCAGgtttgctatctcttgatcTTTCTTGGAATTATGATTTGATATCAGAAACCACTATTTTTACCAAGCTTGTTCAAAACCTAACCCAATTACGGGAATTGGACTTGACTTTAGTAAACATGTCTGTGGTTGCACCTAGTTCCTTGATGAATTTGTCTTCTTCTTTGACATCTCTCAAACTTGAATTTTGTGAAATGCAAGGAAAAATCCCCGATATCAGTCGTCTATCTAAATTGGTTTCACTTGATCTTTCTTGGAATTATGGTGGTTTGACAATAGAACCAATGGTTTTTGACAAGCTTGTTAGAAATCTAACCAAGATAAGAGACTTAGCCTTCGGAGATGTAAACATGTCCATGGTTGAACCTAGTTCTTTGATGAATATCTCTTCTTATTTATCATCACTTGAACTTCGATATTGTGAATTGAAAGGGAAATTTCCAGACAACATAATTCAACGATCAAACCTCCAACTGCTTGATTTATTCGGTAATGAAGATCTCAACGGTTCCTTACCTCGGCATAACTGGAATAATTCTCTCAGGTCTTTGTCTCTTTCTTTGACACAAATTACAATATATTTGGACCATGATTTTATCAGTAATTTGAAGTCTTTAGAAACTTTGGAGCTCTGGCAATGCAATTTTAGagtttcaaatttgaaattgttGGGTAAGTTGACTCGACTTATTAAGTTGGATATCTCTTCCAATAATTTCAGTGGTCAAATTCCATCTTCACTCGGAAGTCTTAAGCGGCTCTCTTCTTTAATACTTTCCAATAACAGTTTCAGTGGTGAGATTCCCTCTTCTTTTAAAAACCTTAAACAACTTCATACATTGCGGCTCCAAAATAACCATTGCAGTGGTCCAATTCCTCATTATTTTACAAACTTCACACtgctttattttttagatttatcaaataataaattcacaGGCCCCATCCCTTTCCAAGTAGGCAGGTTTTCAAGTCTAAAAATCCTCGATTTATCCAATAACTTATTAAATGCAACAATACCACCCTCTGTGTTTACCCTGCCTGAGTTGTGGCGTTTATTCCTCAACAATAACCAGCTCACCGGTCGTTTAGGTCCATTCCAAGACAATTCATTGAGCTATATTGATTTGAGCAATAACAAGTTGTATGGCTTCATTCCAAGCTCAATTTTCAAACTTGTCGACTTGAATGTTCTCATTCTTTCATCCAATAAATTGATAGGAGAAGTTTCTTCAGTAGTTTGCAACCTAAACTCTCTCCAAATTCTTGACTTGTCAAACAACAGTTTGAACGGCTTCATCCCACAATGTTTGGGAAATTTCAGCAATGATCTCTCGGTGCTGCATTTGGGCATGAACAATTTCCAAGGAACCATCCCTGAGACGTTTTCAGCAAGAGGCAGCTTGAGATATTTGAACTTCAATGGCAATCAATTGCAAAGGAGAATCCCTCTGTCCATTTCCAATTGTAGAAATTTGGAGATTTTAGATCTTGGAAACAATAATATAGATGACTCATTCCCCCATTTCTTGGAAACTCTTCCGGAGCTGCAAATTCTAATTCTGAAATCCAATAAACTCCATGGATTTGTGAAAGGGTCCTCTACCAATTATTCCTTCTCAAAGCTGCGAATGTTTGACCTCTCCGATAACATGTTGAGCGGGCCATTACCTTCAGGGTATTTCAATAATTTCAAAGCAATGATGAACTTTGATGTGAAGATGGAGTACATGGGGCAACCAAATTATTCTTACGATTATTCTGTGAGTCTGACACTCAAAGGAGTTGTGATTGAGTTGGTGAGAATCCAAACACTTCTTACAACCATTGATTTGTCAGGCAACAAATTCACAGGGGAGATCCCACAGTCTATTGGAAAGCTTAAAGCACTTAAGTTGCTCAACTTGTCTCACAATCAACTCACGGGCAATATTCAACCATCATTGAGGGAATTGTCCAATTTGGAATCACTAGACCTCTCTTCAAATTTTCTTGTTGGAAGGATTCCTATGCAGTTGACAGATTTAACATTTCTGCAAGTATTTCGGGTTTCAGATAATCGACTTGAAGGACCCATACCTGAAGGAAAGCAGTTCAACACATTTGATAAAAGTTCATATGAAGGAAATTTGGGATTGTGTGGATTTCCACTAGAAAAATGCAATAATGGGGAGAGGCAAAAACCAGAAATATCCAAGGAAGATGATTCCAATTCTAAATTTGGATTTGGGTGGCAACCTGTACTGGCAGGGTATGGATGTGGAGTAATATTTGGTATTGCAATGGGATATCGTGTGTTTAAAACAAGAAAACCAATATGGTTTGTGAGGATAGTTGAAGCACAAAGACGTCCAAAGCCAAAAAGATTCAAAAACTAG
- the LOC122724937 gene encoding receptor-like protein 9DC3 — MLHGSIPSSILKLADLNVLILSSNKLIGEVSSAVCKLNSLQILDLSNNSLNGFIPQCLGNFSNDLSVLHLGMNNFQGTIPETFSARGSLRYLNFNGNQLQRRIPLSISNCRNLEILDLGNNNIDDSFPHFLETLPELQILILKSNKLHGFVKGSSTNYSFSKLRMFDLSDNMLSGPLPSGYFNNFKAMMNFDVKMEYMGQPNYSYDYSVSLTLKGVVIELVRIQTLLTTIDLSGNKFTGEIPQSIGKLKALKLLNLSHNQLTGNIQPSLRELSNLESLDLSSNFLVGRIPMQLTDLTFLQVFRVSDNRLEGPIPEGKQFNTFDKSSYEGNLGLCGFPLEKCNNGERQKPEISKEDDSNSKFGFGWQPVAAGYGCGVIFGIAMGYRVFKTRKPIWFVRIVHKDVQSQKDSKTRISWYLQVDEE; from the exons ATGTTGCATGGCTCCATTCCAAGCTCCATTTTAAAACTTGCGGACTTGAATGTTCTCATTCTTTCATCCAATAAATTGATAGGAGAAGTTTCTTCAGCAGTTTGCAAACTAAACTCTCTCCAAATTCTTGACTTGTCAAACAACAGTTTGAACGGCTTCATCCCACAATGTTTGGGAAATTTCAGCAATGATCTCTCGGTGCTGCATTTGGGCATGAACAATTTCCAAGGAACCATCCCTGAGACGTTTTCAGCAAGAGGCAGCTTGAGATATTTGAACTTCAATGGCAATCAATTGCAAAGGAGAATCCCTCTGTCCATTTCCAATTGTAGAAATTTGGAGATTTTAGATCTTGGAAACAATAATATAGATGACTCATTCCCCCATTTCTTGGAAACTCTTCCGGAGCTGCAAATTCTAATTCTGAAATCCAATAAACTCCATGGATTTGTGAAAGGGTCCTCTACCAATTATTCCTTCTCAAAGCTGCGAATGTTTGACCTCTCCGATAACATGTTGAGCGGGCCATTACCTTCAGGGTATTTCAATAATTTCAAAGCAATGATGAACTTTGATGTGAAGATGGAGTACATGGGGCAACCAAATTATTCTTACGATTATTCTGTGAGTCTGACACTCAAAGGAGTTGTGATTGAGTTGGTGAGAATCCAAACACTTCTTACAACCATTGATTTGTCAGGCAACAAATTCACAGGGGAGATCCCACAGTCTATTGGAAAGCTTAAAGCACTTAAGTTGCTCAACTTGTCTCACAATCAACTCACGGGCAATATTCAACCATCATTGAGGGAATTGTCCAATTTGGAATCACTAGACCTCTCTTCAAATTTTCTTGTTGGAAGGATTCCTATGCAGTTGACAGATTTAACATTTCTGCAAGTATTTCGGGTTTCAGATAATCGACTTGAAGGACCCATACCTGAAGGAAAGCAGTTCAACACATTTGATAAAAGTTCATATGAAGGAAATTTGGGATTGTGTGGATTTCCACTAGAAAAATGCAATAATGGGGAGAGGCAAAAACCAGAAATATCCAAGGAAGATGATTCCAATTCTAAATTTGGATTTGGGTGGCAACCTGTAGCGGCAGGGTATGGATGTGGAGTAATATTTGGTATTGCAATGGGATATCGTGTGTTTAAAACAAGAAAACCAATATGGTTTGTGAGGATAGTTCACAAAGACGTCCAAAGCCAAAAAGATTCAAAAACTAGGATTTCTTGGTATTTACAG GTAGATGAAGAATAA